One Prunus dulcis chromosome 8, ALMONDv2, whole genome shotgun sequence DNA window includes the following coding sequences:
- the LOC117638673 gene encoding uncharacterized protein LOC117638673: MSNAKYTSVAVRENYDDLGPNNTALALIDDTAILCLTQRRITYHVVKVNQSDSNFPVTIIQTILTDAEILSYKIEKNPCDEAFNNHIQNLRPAEDLKILYSKIPHVVKVVNLCCSERLNRIKRELNKTDGINCVTVDYDQWRIAVSGDHVDPATLVKTIEKYAQIKPHRNAKDKPVAAAAQGFKNKKNFQFETCVVKISSYWITYYFEAIQKNLLQEINGIKSITINACKRKIAVCGDIVDPAIVIETISRVCKARTELVSYDKKNSNPAANHLAQGRTIKNNDNFIQNDTKLSPNYNKDAIVPASMENRSITEVALPLMKKNRRFDGPVTCVFKVRCPGCLDEVTETLHKIKGVDFIFSFLKYGPDGWQVKVFGDIDPLTITNTIFTKYKRTVTLSAYEDFRRPQKTSWDSATGFRFPNFL; encoded by the exons ATGTCAAACGCAAAGTATACGTCTGTGGCAGTGAGGGAAAACTACGATGATCTTGGTCCCAACAACACTGCTCTTGCCCTTATAGATGATACGGCGATCTTATGTCTAACCCAAAGAAGA ATTACTTATCATGTTGTGAAGGTGAACCAATCTGACTCTAAT TTTCCAGTCACAATCATTCAGACAATACTTACGGATGCAGAGATTTTGTCctacaaaatagaaaagaaccCTTGTGATGAAGCCTTTAACAACCATATTCAAAATCTAAGACCTGCCGAGGACTTGAAAATTCTCTATTCTAAG ATCCCTCATGTTGTGAAGGTCGTTAACCTGTGTTGTTCGGAACGCCTTAACAGAATAAAGAGAGAGTTGAACAAAACTGACG GAATAAATTGCGTGACAGTAGATTATGATCAGTGGAGGATAGCAGTTTCTGGTGATCATGTAGATCCAGCCACACTGGTAAAGACAATTGAAAAGTATGCACAGATTAAGCCCCACAGAAATGCCAAGGACAAACCTGTTGCTGCAGCAGCACAAGGattcaaaaacaagaaaaacttcCAATTTGAG ACTTGTGTTGTGAAGATTTCAAGTTATTGGAttacttattattttgagGCAATACAGAAAAATTTGTTGCAGGAAATAAATG GAATAAAATCCATCACCATTAATGCATGCAAACGCAAGATAGCAGTTTGTGGTGATATTGTAGACCCAGCCATAGTCATAGAGACAATATCAAGGGTTTGTAAGGCACGTACAGAGCTTGTGTCCTACGACAAGAAGAATTCAAATCCTGCTGCAAATCATCTTGCACAAGGTCGAACGATCAAGAATAATGATAACTTCATTCAAAACGACACAAAATTATCCCCAAATTATAACAAG GATGCTATTGTTCCTGCGTCAATGGAGAACCGCAGTATTACGGAGGTTGCTCTTCcattgatgaagaagaacCGCCGTTTTGATGGTCCGGTG ACTTGTGTTTTTAAGGTACGTTGTCCAGGTTGTCTTGACGAAGTAACGGAAACATTGCACAAAATAAAAG GAGTAGATTTCATCTTCAGCTTCTTAAAATATGGACCTGATGGTTGGCAAGTAAAAGTTTTTGGTGATATAGATCCACTCACAATCACGAACACAATATTCACAAAATACAAGAGAACAGTTACGCTTTCGGCCTATGAGGACTTTCGTCGTCCCCAAAAGACCAGTTGGG ATTCAGCGACTGGTTTCCGTTTTCCAAACTTTTTGTGA
- the LOC117638731 gene encoding heavy metal-associated isoprenylated plant protein 42-like — MEQHRAPVPICTIKMNLHCCAKCPIKLKEKLQKLNGVEDINIDPEQGLLKVSGDIDPMVLTNIVKNMDKKAELWSFQKEPYKNNVNIGAFTKYNIQIGEDCSCDGDEAESSSDDESKRSIAPKKQHGVLTWAKNDKKKKNGKGFSGMGMGMGMPMPPQHRPPMRPSMGIPTHRSFYGMSGLGYRPPNPYYQPMAYHRSSPSPYGYYGQIQPPPYSYFQSRSPPKVNSIVHYTNYADNYRYPM, encoded by the exons ATGGAGCAACATCGTGCACCCGTTCcg ATTTGTACTATAAAAATGAATCTCCATTGTTGTGCAAAGTGTCCAATAAAACTGAAGGAAAAGTTGCAGAAACTCAATG gAGTGGAGGACATAAACATAGATCCAGAACAAGGATTATTAAAAGTTTCAGGTGACATAGACCCTATGGTTCTCACAAATATAGTCAAAAACATGGACAAAAAGGCAGAACTTTGGTCCTTCCAGAAAGAACCCTACAAAAACAATGTTAATATTGGTGCGTTTACTAAGTACAACATCCAAATTGGCGAAGATTGCTCTTGTGATGGTGATGAGGCTGAAAGCAGTTCGGATGATGAAAGCAAACGCAGTATTGCACCCAAGAAGCAACATGGAGTTCTCACTTGGGCCAAAAatgacaagaagaagaagaatgggaAGGGATTTTCTGGCATGGGAATGGGCATGGGCATGCCTATGCCTCCTCAGCATCGGCCGCCTATGCGGCCATCTATGGGCATTCCGACTCATAGGAGTTTTTATGGGATGTCCGGACTTGGATACCGGCCACCAAACCCATATTATCAACCAATGGCGTATCATAGATCGTCACCATCACCATATGGTTATTACGGACAAATTCAGCCACCACCTTATTCATATTTTCAATCAAGATCGCCACCCAAAGTTAACTCTATTGTCCACTACACTAATTATGCGGACAACTATCGGTACCCCATGTAG
- the LOC117638672 gene encoding nucleobase-ascorbate transporter 6-like produces MRFSKPVNPKLFGRAVSGGMSFIQFCNPNSIRVHFIVGSSLFLGIVVPSYWHESLLPSGVGSSWWSCTIQVFCSSSALGAAAAIVMDYIVTLGDQSLRIDSGRDWWAPLRNNGDINTASFYSFPKKAVDLLP; encoded by the exons ATGAGATTTTCTAAGCCTGTTAACCCTAAACTGTTTGGGCGTGCAGTTTCTGGTGGTATGAGCTTCATCCAATTTTGCAACCCAAATAGCATTAGAGTTCACTTCATAGTAGGCTCTTCATTGTTTTTGGGCATTGTTGTGCCATCGTACTGGCATGAGTCTCTCCTACCTTCTGGAGTGGGATCCTCATGG TGGAGCTGCACTATACAAGTATTTTGCTCATCTTCGGCACTAGGTGCAGCAGCTGCTATCGTCATGGATTACATCGTGACTCTGGGAGACCAGTCATTACGAATAGATAGTGGAAGAGATTGGTGGGCACCTTTGAGGAACAACGGAGATATTAATACCGCTTCGTTCTATTCCTTCCCTAAAAAGGCGGTGGATTTGCTACCGTGA